In Salvelinus namaycush isolate Seneca chromosome 17, SaNama_1.0, whole genome shotgun sequence, one genomic interval encodes:
- the LOC120062402 gene encoding uncharacterized protein LOC120062402 isoform X2: protein MDDDNHRLFQRVAEKLGWSEKGGLETAEKQLIKSISKSRRLATGCHGSRGAQNLPPPVQLHLLDSEEEDDRGSGKENQVSKGNSYRTKVFMESSDDDFDQFLVEQATPKTASRKHCSAAKKVSEPVLVLSSDSDDHFENFLSRVKTPKPKPKEAERGSVDSIRNFIVDSFSSDDDFVVERKKKPTSKGAFKTPKSSSFQTPVRRPLSQCDTPVFLSDSEEDDGIVMKSTWRTCHPVHRPPPPPQTHKVNVLQSNQKDKIFFPSPSPPPLPSLSPSPPPLPFLSPSSPPLRSSFTPSKTPLPQRNYSAPSKVEDSASSEEEFLSLLDRIKKNHKTGNTPTPKHNTGPNQKPPLSAPRQKASKEVCPRPLVRTPLDLKTPVRPPVTKPTVSQPESRLKTSSLSSSSVSAAGCQTPGCFLQSLSGPGSIYSRNFKQTKEELTTKLYHLYNTSVFNNKLPSNMSVSWNNKMRKTAGYCITGQERGGGNRYARIQLSEKVCDSADRLRDTLVHEMCHAATWLINSVRDGHGPFWKLYARKATLAHPELPVVTRCHSYDINYKYQYQCSRCKNTLGRHSKSLDTQRFVCAVCTGPLVLLTPAKPRAPTPFANFVKENYGSVRQNLVGQSHGEVMRKLSVDFATKAKLSQN from the exons ATGGATGACGATAATCACAGATTATTTCAAAGAGTTGCAGAGAAACTGGGCTGGTCAGAGAAGGGAGGATTGGAAACCGCAGAGAAACAG CTGATTAAGAGCATCAGTAAGTCTCGGCGTCTGGCCACAGGCTGTCATGGCTCCAGGGGTGCTCAAAACCTTCCTCCCCCAGTCCAGCTACACCTGCTAGACAGTGAGGAAGAGGATGACAGAGGCTCAGGGAAAGAGAACCAGGTCTCCAAGGGCAACAGTTACAGGACCAAGGTGTTCATGGAGTCCAGTGACGATGATTTCGACCAGT TTCTTGTGGAGCAGGCTACACCCAAAACGGCTTCTCGGAAACATTGCAGTGCTGCTAAGAAAGTCAG TGAACCAGTCCTTGTATTAAGCTCAGACAGTGATGACCACTTTGAAAACT TCCTGAGCCGTGTGAAAACTCCCAAGCCTAAGCCCAAGGAAGCGGAACGTGGCAGTGTAGACAG CATCAGAAACTTCATTGTCGACAGCTTTTCCTCCGATGATGACTTTGTCGTTGAGAGGAAGAAAAAACCTACCTCTAAAG GTGCCTTTAAGACCCCTAAGTCGTCATCCTTCCAGACCCCAGTCAGAAGACCCCTGTCCCAGTGTGACACTCCAGTTTTCCTCAGCGACAGTGAAGAAGATGATGGTATTGTGATGAAGAGCACGTGGAGGACATGCCACCCTGTGCACCGGCCGCCGCCGCCGCCACAGACCCACAAAGTCAACGTCCTACAAAGTAACCAGAAGGACAAAATCTTCTTTCCCTCTCCCAGCCCTCCTCCTctgccttccctctctccctcccctcctcctttgcctttcctctctcccagctctcctcctctccgCTCCTCCTTCACCCCCTCCAAGACCCCCCTTCCACAGCGGAACTACTCAGCCCCGTCGAAGGTGGAGGACTCAGCCAGCTCAGAGGAAGAGTTCCTCAGCTTACTGGACAGAATTAAGAAGAACCACAAGACCGGCAACACCCCAACACCTAAACACAATACGG GGCCCAATCAGAAGCCCCCCCTGTCAGCTCCACGGCAAAAAGCCTCGAAAGAGGTGTGCCCTCGGCCGTTAGTGAGAACGCCCTTGGATCTGAAGACCCCGGTGCGGCCGCCCGTCACTAAACCCACTGTGTCCCAGCCGGAATCCAGACTCAAGACCAGCAGCCTTTCTTCCTCCAG TGTGTCAGCAGCAGGGTGTCAGACTCCGGGATGTTTCCTCCAGTCTCTGTCTGGACCAGGCTCCATCTACAGCCGCAACTTCAAACAGACCAAGGAGGAGCTCACCACCAAACTTTACCACCTGTACAACACCAGCGTGTTCAACAACAAG CTGCCCAGTAACATGTCAGTGAGCTGGAATAACAAGATGAGAAAGACTGCTGGCTACTGCATCACagggcaggagagaggaggagggaaccGGTACGCCCGTATCCAGCTCTCTGAGAAAGTCTGTGACTCTGCAG aCCGTCTGCGTGACACGTTAGTCCATGAGATGTGCCACGCTGCCACCTGGTTGATCAACAGTGTGAGGGATGGGCACGGTCCCTTCTGGAAGCTCTACGCCCGCAAGGCCACGCTGGCACACCCCGAGCTGCCCGTGGTCACCCGCTGCCACAGCTACGACATTAACTACAAGTACCAGTACCAGTGCAGCCGCTGCAAAAACAC ACTCGGTCGTCACTCTAAGTCTCTGGACACCCAGAGGTTTGTGTGTGCCGTCTGTACGGGTCCGCTGGTCCTGCTCACCCCCGCCAAGCCCCGGGCGCCCACGCCCTTCGCCAACTTTGTCAAGGAGAACTATGGCAGTGTTCGCCAAAACCTGGTGGGTCAGAGCCACGGTGAGGTAATGAGGAAACTCAGTGTTGACTTCGCCACCAAGGCCAAACTCAGCCAgaactga
- the LOC120062402 gene encoding acidic repeat-containing protein-like isoform X1, producing MDDDNHRLFQRVAEKLGWSEKGGLETAEKQLIKSISKSRRLATGCHGSRGAQNLPPPVQLHLLDSEEEDDRGSGKENQVSKGNSYRTKVFMESSDDDFDQFLVEQATPKTASRKHCSAAKKVSEPVLVLSSDSDDHFENFLSRVKTPKPKPKEAERGSVDSIRNFIVDSFSSDDDFVVERKKKPTSKGAFKTPKSSSFQTPVRRPLSQCDTPVFLSDSEEDDGIVMKSTWRTCHPVHRPPPPPQTHKVNVLQSNQKDKIFFPSPSPPPLPSLSPSPPPLPFLSPSSPPLRSSFTPSKTPLPQRNYSAPSKVEDSASSEEEFLSLLDRIKKNHKTGNTPTPKHNTGNTPTPKHNTANTPTPKHNTANTPTPKHNTANTPTPKHNTANTPTPKHNTANTPTPKHNTGPNQKPPLSAPRQKASKEVCPRPLVRTPLDLKTPVRPPVTKPTVSQPESRLKTSSLSSSSVSAAGCQTPGCFLQSLSGPGSIYSRNFKQTKEELTTKLYHLYNTSVFNNKLPSNMSVSWNNKMRKTAGYCITGQERGGGNRYARIQLSEKVCDSADRLRDTLVHEMCHAATWLINSVRDGHGPFWKLYARKATLAHPELPVVTRCHSYDINYKYQYQCSRCKNTLGRHSKSLDTQRFVCAVCTGPLVLLTPAKPRAPTPFANFVKENYGSVRQNLVGQSHGEVMRKLSVDFATKAKLSQN from the exons ATGGATGACGATAATCACAGATTATTTCAAAGAGTTGCAGAGAAACTGGGCTGGTCAGAGAAGGGAGGATTGGAAACCGCAGAGAAACAG CTGATTAAGAGCATCAGTAAGTCTCGGCGTCTGGCCACAGGCTGTCATGGCTCCAGGGGTGCTCAAAACCTTCCTCCCCCAGTCCAGCTACACCTGCTAGACAGTGAGGAAGAGGATGACAGAGGCTCAGGGAAAGAGAACCAGGTCTCCAAGGGCAACAGTTACAGGACCAAGGTGTTCATGGAGTCCAGTGACGATGATTTCGACCAGT TTCTTGTGGAGCAGGCTACACCCAAAACGGCTTCTCGGAAACATTGCAGTGCTGCTAAGAAAGTCAG TGAACCAGTCCTTGTATTAAGCTCAGACAGTGATGACCACTTTGAAAACT TCCTGAGCCGTGTGAAAACTCCCAAGCCTAAGCCCAAGGAAGCGGAACGTGGCAGTGTAGACAG CATCAGAAACTTCATTGTCGACAGCTTTTCCTCCGATGATGACTTTGTCGTTGAGAGGAAGAAAAAACCTACCTCTAAAG GTGCCTTTAAGACCCCTAAGTCGTCATCCTTCCAGACCCCAGTCAGAAGACCCCTGTCCCAGTGTGACACTCCAGTTTTCCTCAGCGACAGTGAAGAAGATGATGGTATTGTGATGAAGAGCACGTGGAGGACATGCCACCCTGTGCACCGGCCGCCGCCGCCGCCACAGACCCACAAAGTCAACGTCCTACAAAGTAACCAGAAGGACAAAATCTTCTTTCCCTCTCCCAGCCCTCCTCCTctgccttccctctctccctcccctcctcctttgcctttcctctctcccagctctcctcctctccgCTCCTCCTTCACCCCCTCCAAGACCCCCCTTCCACAGCGGAACTACTCAGCCCCGTCGAAGGTGGAGGACTCAGCCAGCTCAGAGGAAGAGTTCCTCAGCTTACTGGACAGAATTAAGAAGAACCACAAGACCGGCAACACCCCAACACCTAAACACAATACGGGTAACACCCCAACACCTAAACACAATACGGCTAACACCCCAACACCTAAACACAATACGGCTAACACCCCAACACCTAAACACAATACGGCTAACACCCCAACACCTAAACACAATACGGCTAACACCCCAACACCTAAACACAATACGGCTAACACCCCAACACCTAAACACAATACGG GGCCCAATCAGAAGCCCCCCCTGTCAGCTCCACGGCAAAAAGCCTCGAAAGAGGTGTGCCCTCGGCCGTTAGTGAGAACGCCCTTGGATCTGAAGACCCCGGTGCGGCCGCCCGTCACTAAACCCACTGTGTCCCAGCCGGAATCCAGACTCAAGACCAGCAGCCTTTCTTCCTCCAG TGTGTCAGCAGCAGGGTGTCAGACTCCGGGATGTTTCCTCCAGTCTCTGTCTGGACCAGGCTCCATCTACAGCCGCAACTTCAAACAGACCAAGGAGGAGCTCACCACCAAACTTTACCACCTGTACAACACCAGCGTGTTCAACAACAAG CTGCCCAGTAACATGTCAGTGAGCTGGAATAACAAGATGAGAAAGACTGCTGGCTACTGCATCACagggcaggagagaggaggagggaaccGGTACGCCCGTATCCAGCTCTCTGAGAAAGTCTGTGACTCTGCAG aCCGTCTGCGTGACACGTTAGTCCATGAGATGTGCCACGCTGCCACCTGGTTGATCAACAGTGTGAGGGATGGGCACGGTCCCTTCTGGAAGCTCTACGCCCGCAAGGCCACGCTGGCACACCCCGAGCTGCCCGTGGTCACCCGCTGCCACAGCTACGACATTAACTACAAGTACCAGTACCAGTGCAGCCGCTGCAAAAACAC ACTCGGTCGTCACTCTAAGTCTCTGGACACCCAGAGGTTTGTGTGTGCCGTCTGTACGGGTCCGCTGGTCCTGCTCACCCCCGCCAAGCCCCGGGCGCCCACGCCCTTCGCCAACTTTGTCAAGGAGAACTATGGCAGTGTTCGCCAAAACCTGGTGGGTCAGAGCCACGGTGAGGTAATGAGGAAACTCAGTGTTGACTTCGCCACCAAGGCCAAACTCAGCCAgaactga